A genomic window from Rhodococcus sp. KBS0724 includes:
- a CDS encoding SDR family oxidoreductase has protein sequence MPTHLTHKYGPWAIVAGGSDGVGAAFAHELATRGVNIVLVARRVPVLETFANDIRTQHDVEVRTVALDLSDPGSMSELARLTADLEVGLFVYNAGSDDYSAEFLDKDLDNHLSLVHRNCTSVLEATYRFGAPMVARGRGAMVLLTSGAAWAGGATHATYGATKAFDLILAESLWAEWHPKGVDVLSLVLGATDTPSLHRALGAQATSRTNLADPTDVAREALDHLADGPTWQFGSDNPTGGSPFGSIDRRDAVLAMSRGTAGKDTATARR, from the coding sequence ATGCCAACACATCTCACACACAAGTACGGGCCGTGGGCGATCGTTGCCGGCGGATCCGACGGGGTTGGGGCCGCATTCGCTCACGAGCTGGCCACTCGCGGCGTGAACATCGTTCTCGTTGCCCGGCGAGTACCCGTCCTGGAAACTTTCGCCAACGACATCCGCACACAACATGATGTCGAAGTACGCACGGTTGCACTCGATCTCAGTGACCCCGGCTCAATGTCCGAGCTGGCACGGTTGACAGCCGATCTCGAGGTCGGACTGTTTGTGTACAACGCTGGTAGCGATGATTACAGCGCCGAGTTCCTCGACAAGGATCTGGACAATCATCTGTCACTCGTTCATCGGAACTGCACCAGCGTACTCGAGGCCACCTATCGCTTCGGAGCACCGATGGTCGCCCGCGGACGTGGTGCCATGGTGCTACTGACATCCGGGGCAGCGTGGGCCGGGGGCGCAACACACGCCACGTACGGCGCCACCAAGGCATTCGATCTCATTCTCGCCGAAAGCCTCTGGGCGGAATGGCATCCGAAGGGGGTGGATGTTCTGTCACTCGTACTGGGTGCCACAGACACCCCGTCGCTCCATCGTGCACTCGGAGCGCAGGCCACATCGCGTACCAACCTGGCCGACCCCACTGACGTTGCCCGAGAAGCACTCGATCATCTGGCCGACGGACCCACCTGGCAGTTCGGAAGTGACAACCCGACCGGCGGGTCCCCCTTCGGCAGCATCGACCGCCGTGATGCGGTTCTGGCGATGAGCCGAGGTACCGCAGGCAAGGACACCGCTACTGCACGGCGCTGA